The Glycine max cultivar Williams 82 chromosome 12, Glycine_max_v4.0, whole genome shotgun sequence genome window below encodes:
- the LOC100819998 gene encoding uncharacterized protein produces MKIICSNFQGKDNAPPPPPQWIEAKSHVQPGAYECGYYVMHWMWCIVSGGLKNELHNVSVQHLPSWVLHSAATFLLALWQVYQIARSNNLSLSLVIPWSFTLPQLYLYETESEPSKKPLLFWLNGGYISQTKNLGAVGLPTYRSFSLEEIESATTILTQLL; encoded by the exons ATGAAGATAATATGCAGTAATTTCCAAGGCAAGGACAATGCACCTCCACCTCCACCTCAATGGATTGAGGCTAAG AGCCATGTACAACCCGGAGCATATGAGTGTGGatattatgtgatgcattggatgtggtgcATCGTCAGCGGCGGTTTGAAAAATGAACTCCACAAC GTCAGCGTTCAACATCTTCCTTCTTGGGTCCTTCACTCCGCCGCAACCTTCTTGTTAGCtctttggcaagtgtaccaaatcgctCGTAGTAATAATTTATCG ttatcacttGTCATACCTTGGTCCTTCACTCTGCCGCAACTCTACTTATATGAAACTGAATCTGAACCATCAAAGAAGCCTCTCCTTTTCTGGCTCAATGGAG GGTATATATCTCAAACAAAGAACTTGGGAGCAGTTGGCCTGCCAACTTATCGAAGTTTCTCATTGGAAGAGATTGAATCAGCTACAACTATTTTGACACAACTTCTTTAA